AACTTCCAACCTACTCAAACTCTCAAAGCTACACAACTTCACAATCTCACTCACTTCTTCCTCAGCAGTAAAACCACATCCAATGAACTCAGCGATTCGCTTAACCTCCACTTCAGTCTGCTTCTTGAGCTCCTAATATGTAACAAACAAGACCTTGTTCGGATTCTCGAGGCTCGCATACCAATACTCCAACACATGATCCCAAAATGGTCAAGCAATAAACTTCCCTTGACAAAACGCTTCAACAGCTTTCTCAAGAGGATAATCAGCGGTttcttgaggagcaagtttctTCCCAAAATGCCATAAGGACACAAACATGTCCTTAGGGTTCCTACAACAATACACAATCTGACAAGACGAGCTCTTGACGGACTCGGGTAGAGAAAGATGCGATATGTGCGTGTTCATGAGTCTTGGAAAAGGCAAGAGGGAGAAATCAAAATCTGGAGATTCGTAGTAAACTCCTTCCATGAAGGGCACGAGAAGGTGTGGATTGGTAACAAGAAGAGGATGATCACCAGAAGAAACTGGAAACTTGTGTCGGTTAATGAGAGCAAAGACAAGAGATTTTAACCAAGTGGTACCTGATTTAGGATTGGTGACGAGTATAATGTCGGAATCTTTGGCCTTAAAGTGTTTCTGGCAAGTCAAGATTCCTTGTAACAGAGCTTCTGTGTGCCAACGTCCTTGGAACTGATATATTTGGCTCACTAGCCAACCTTTCTCGCTTGGAAGAGAAGATATCAGATCTCTTGTTTCTTGTGTCAGTTTTTCATCTCTCAAGTAGTCAGGAACAGATGACGATGATGACATTGCTAAGAGTAAAGATCAATCTTaagaaaaaatgtttgaaaCTATGAAATGTTTTTTCTTAAGCTATGAGGGTAATGCTTGTGTGCCTCTTATAATAAGAGTGTTGCGTTGAATGAGAATTTTGCTTACTATTCTTGGATCTGTCTTTTAGTTCTAAGAATTATTTTTGATTGAGTGGTCAACACGCCCTTACTTGAAGAGCACGTAGAGATAATAttctaaagagaaaaaaaaaaaccatgagtGGAAACTTCTCTCACGTCTCTAGTGTCAGAAAGTCAAATATGATTTGTCATCATAACCCCATTTAGATactgatatataaaaaaatattaatatgatgACATTTTAATTCTTGGCAAAATTTGGATTATACCAGCAACTTTAGAAGAGTGATTTAGGATTTTCACATAAATTGTCACAAAATGCTATAAGCTAACTTTATATAGAGCCGCTTCGATTCtgaaagaacaaagaaaaagaagaaaggcCAAAACCTTTTTTAAACTAGAACAAGAAAGCAATCGTCAGACTCCATAGACTTTAGTTCCAAATGTAAGCTACTGGCTTGCGATAAttgtgacaaaagaaaaaaacttctaCATTTTGTTTTGCCATTCATACTCAAAAAGTCTTGCAACAAAGAGATCTCAGAGTCCTCTGCTTTGAAAGTTCCTCGGCAGCATCCATACTAAAGTGATCATAGTTCTCACGATAAAAGAGAACACTTCTTAATCATTCAACATCAGCACCTCCCAATAAGAACGACGTTGGTGCATCATCTCCAAGCAGCGGAATATACTCTGATCCACGCACATGAACGCTAAAGCAAGCTaatacacaaacaaacaaaatcaagaATTACATATAACAACATAAAGCTAAGAAGAATACTGCTAAGATAACGTACCATTCTCTATTTTGATCACACTTTGAAGCATCACTTCCATCTTTGACTTCATGTCGTAACTGTCATCCATCTGAGGCACGACCAGCAACAGTTCCCTGTGAATCTGTCTGACAAACTGACAAATCCTCTGCGCGAACTCGACTTCACCATCTGATATTCTACCTATCGCCATCCTCATTAGCTCTCCAGTCAAATCCGCAAGCTGCACAAGTAAGCAAACATAAACTGAGATCTTTTAAACAGAGTTAAACATACAAACCAAGAGAGTATACAACATACCCCGAGAATATAGTCAAGGATGTTGATCTGCAGCGGCTCTAAAGAAGGGTCACTAAGCGGTAAAAGCGTAGAGTTAATCTCATCGAGAGTAGAGAGTGTTCCTGACACACAGAACTTGTAAAACGTTGCAGCTTCAACGTATTCCTGCACCTGTAAGTTACACACAAACATGTATCAGTTAAACCATAATGGTTTTAAAAAGATGAATGACTCTCACAGACCCCTGGGGAGTAAGCTCGCCGGAGCTTCCAAAAATCAGTGCCTTGAAGCTCTTTCATCAGCCGGGCAAAGTGTTGTTCCCTCACTGCTTCTAAATCTTTCCCTGCTTTTTCCAAAACCTCTTCTTTGTTGTCTTTACTGAGTCTGccacataacaaaaaaaaaaagaacattatcacctaaaaaaaacagagcataAGAGTTTGATGTAGTTACCTGTGAACTTGAAAGATAACTTTTTTGCTGTTCATAGTGATGTCACGACTTGCCTTCACCACTCTCTCTCGTTTCTCATTCTACAAAAGAGAGAACACTGTGTGGGTTACTACACAGAACCAAACTCAACAGAAGAAAAATCgaagtttccatattgaaaGATCATTCCTTTGGTGTTCTACTTCGGACATCTCTACCTATATGACTCAAACCAACTCTCAGCATTGAAAGGTCATTCCTTTAGCCTTCTGTCTCATACATCACTACCTATATGACTCGAACCCACTCTCAGCAGAATGTAAAGTTaattcctttaaaaaaaaaaaaagttaattccTTTAATCTTCTACCTCACAAAATGAATCAAACCCAAGACGCAAAGGTTCGATCTTTCTTGACAAGAAACAAAAACCCAGAAAGCTAGCATCGAGCTTTTCTAAGGATGAGAACTTACAAAGTTGTTGAGATAATCAGCGTATTGAGAGAAAGCATCTTTCATTGAGGATTCGGTAGTCATCGTCCTTGCTTTCTTAACCAGTTGCTCAGCACCAGTCTCTGCAACTACACAAACCTCAAATCATAATATGGTGTTGAGAAAGACGATAGATAAGCCTAGGATTTACATACTTTGATGGAGTCGCTGAGGTTTTAACTTGGGAGCCATGAACATTAAGGAGGCTACTCTTTGGAACGCCGATGAACAACTCCACATCTGTCTGCTTTCTCCGATCCTCTCGCTTCAAGTCCCAAAGGGTTATTCGAGATGCTTAcaaatatacttattttttaaaatagctAAATAAATCATCAGGTGCTGTGGTGTAGTGGTTATCACGTTTGCCTTACACGCAAAAGGTCTCCAGTTCGATCCTGGGCAGCaccaatatattttttgtttttttaactcTTGTTGGTTTTTATTTGGTCGCACAAACAGATatgatttgtttttgattttacaCTTTTAAAACTATTTCTATGCATAGAGTTAACTGAAGTGTGTACTTGATTATTTTGTCATCTAGAACTTTAAAGTGGAGATGTATGATTGGATATTTAGTAACAAAAAACTAGAAATGCATGTTTATTTACATAAGCAATTGAAGTTTTAGGCTTTTAATAATCATCCATTTAAACTATGCTGCTATCATTTTCAGTATGTAATTTTCGCACTTTCGTTAGTgtttatcaattttatcatttggTTTTGTGAAAATCAGACAAAGGACCACTATGTTGCTGCTTTTTTGGTAAACTAATATTATGTTATCATAACTATAGTTttcttatgatttatatttaactGCTTGTGTTTGTGTATGAATTTGGCTTAAGAACTTATAaacaatcaaaaaaaaaaaaaaagaacttataaACAATCCATTCAAGAGTTATATAAAATTCCGTTAGTTTCTTAAAAGCTAAATCACGTAGAATCAGGGGAATTGTAGACAACGTGGCTTCTGCGCATTTTATAGAAAAGATGACATAATCTAATATGCATGCatctattaatatttatattatcatataatatatttagtaaTCTTCAAAGTCATTCCGACTTCCATTCGAGtggataatatatattttgttgtgtgAATAGCAACAAGCATTCACACTATACATACACCTAAAGAGTATAAGAGATGCTCTTAAGACAAGGGATGAAGGtttacttaattatttataCCAGGCATGATATGGACAGTTATATCTAACCGTTCATTTATTAATATTGGGATCTTTGTTTGTCCTGGCTATATTTCTAACACCAAAAAATCGTGTAATGGCCTATAGCGGATCCGTATATTAAATCATTTCCAACCCAACTGCATAATTTACCGGTGAAAAATGCTATTATTAACAGACAAAAAATTATTACTCTATAAAAacaaatcatatgataaatcttaaatatatttgGAAGTTAAGTTTTGGTCTCCGATCCCTAAACAATATGTTTGAAATTACGAATTGCATCGGTTGTAACGCGACGTACCGTAACAAAGATTAATCTACTACAAGCCACCcgtttaattttcattttaaaattttgaaaataggcTACTTAGTGTAGTTATTTTTATAGTGTTTGCTGTTATACGAAATCATAAGAAACAGGTGGAAGATTATTTTATGAAACTAAAGGTCGGGGTAACTTATAACTCACGTCTATATCATTTTCATCGATACTATATGAGCCACTAAAATACACAACTAGATAATTAAAGTTAAGGTAATGAACAATTAACAAGAATAAAGTGAAACCaagcactacaaaaaaaaattagacaacCATTCTCATTAGGACAAAAAATGAACTTTTTGTAGATTTAAAATACTGAAAAATGAAGATAGTTGACTTTTTTGTAAATACCGaaaattatgttatttaatCTGAATCCTCCGAGTAAAGAAGTCAAATCAACGAGAGAAAAATAATCTCTAGAGGGCACCGCTTCATAGATCCGATTTCTCCAAAGCTGTGAGGTCTTTCTCTCCCCATTTGATGATACAACGAACTTTGATCATTTCCACTTTCTCCGAGgaaaaagtttcaatctttccAGTTTAGTTCAGACACACTAGTAAAAATAGACAGCTAGAGAGAAAAAGGGTTGCTCGATTCTTTACGATTCCTGCTCATGATTTCCTGAGAAAGTTTCAGTTTTACAAGTAAAGTGAAGATACTAGAGAGTATCGGTAAGTGCACTTTCTTTCTTTAGATTTTACTTAAGTTCCTACTTTCAATCATTTCTCGAAAAACTGTTAAGATCTTTGAATGATTCAAGAAAGTCTTTACCTTTTTCCGGGAAAGTGAATCAATTTAGCAGGAAAATACTCTGTTTTTGCTTAATcacaccaaaaataaaaacccattttgtcattctaataaatGGTGGCATTAAATGTTGGTTTGAATAGATGagaatttttgattttatggGTTTGGTTTGCAATTTAATGCAAAATCAAAAGGGCagtaaagaagaaagagagtttGTTTCTAGTTTCTAACTATTCTGGTatctcttatctctctctcttctcataTTAAATGCAGAGATTGTGATTTTTGATTTGACCTTTTAACTTCCTTTTACGtgttttcaagattttttttttcttaaaaaaattaacaaccaGAAAGTATCTATCTGGCTTTCCATCTCCAAACGGTTCTGAGATTTTCTTCTTCAATCTATTGTTtgtaattgttttatttaatggTTGATTTTAGGTTGGAGGAAGAAAGGTTGAGTGAGTCTCTCTGTTTTTCTGCTGATCAAGTaagtttctttttaaatttgggTTTGTAGTTTCTGGTGTGTGTTTCACTGTTGTGGAAGTATCCTCTTGGAAAAGTCTTGATCTTTGATTCATGTTTAGGCTTTTCATTTGGATTCTAGTTATTAGATCTGTATATACTCCACcagttttgattttatttatttatttgtattagagtattagtttttttattacaaTAGATCCGATtgtgttttttaataattgaaaCTTTTTCCTGGGCTTTTCAGTTCTGGATTCTTCTGTCCTGCAAATTCCATTTGCTTATTTATatttatccaattttttttatttttaataatgggACTGATTGATTGCATTGTAGCTTGTTTTGAACAAAAGCTTTGcaaaaaagttcaaaactttATCTTTCTTGTTTGTATGACATTGCAAACGATTCATTTTTTCTGATACTTTGCCACACTCATGTAACCTATGTAATTCATTGCAATCAATCTTATTACAACCGTTACAAGTTATCCATATTAAACTTTCTTGCTTATCATCATGGCATCACAGCTTTTATCTAAATGTAATTTTCTCTACATTAGCAAAAGGTTGGAAAGTGATCAGGTAGTGGTTGATTGCATCTTTTTTTGCTGTTTCATTATCTGTTTAGACCTCATGATTATTTGTTTTGGACTtgaggaaagaaaagaaaaaaaaacattcacatGTGTGAGTGTGACTGACCATATTTATGTTCTGTATCTTTGGAATAATTTCTCCTCGAAGCATTGTTTTGTTTCTGTCACAGTCTTCCTGTCCCATTACTTGGATGAACAACTCTTGCATGGAGATTGCTtctagatagatagatagattagattaaattttatttattccaTCCTCTAGAACCAAGTTTCCTTATACTTGTCTTCTCTTTGCAACTTCTTTATTGTTGATGTAGATTGGTTTTGGTGCTTGAAGATATAAAGCTCTGGTGTGTTGAAGAATATCTTCTCTTGATGCAAGATTTACTCTCTTAAAACGATGATAGCAggtaatacaaaaaaaaaagtctttctGCATTGTATAACCTTACGATGTTCTTTGAATGTTTCGTACAAACCACtaagtagatttttttcaaaattcagaTAATGATCACGTTGTTGGACTTTCAGTAGAGAGTTTCAAAGATGAATCTAAGCATCATAAGTGCCctgaagagattagagaagatgCAGAGCTAAAGATTCCTAAAAACAAGAACAATGTGTGTGAGTTGTTTTATGATACAAGAAGCGGCGACGAATGTGATAAAGAGAATGATGGAAACAACAAAGCTTTGAAACACCACTATTGTGGAGATTCTGATGAGGCTGGAAAGATGATGATACGAGGTAATAGTCAAGATACTGCTGCTAAGGGTGGTTTGTTTTATATGGACAAGAACGTCACGGCTTGTGACTCGCCTGAGGTTGTTGTTTGTTACAAGGAGAGTACTTATCATGTAGTGAAGGATATATGTGTTGATGAAGGTGTGCCGGTCCAAGAGAAGTTCTTATTCGGTGAGGAAGATTCTGTGAGGTGTAACTCAGAGGATTTGGTGGAAACCAAGTCCCCTGAAGACAGAAACGGTAAGCTTGATGGTTCTGAGCTTTGTAATGATTCTAAGACAAACCAAGATGTGGAAGAGTTTTCAAGAGAAAGTTTAGCTGATGCTGAAGGTTCTAGAAGTTGCAATCAGGAGGATTTGATTGTGACAAAAGAAGCCAAGGAGGTAGTGGCTAGTACATCAGAGAATGTCTTAACTTTGGGAGGTATTATTCTATCAAGTGAAGATGAACAAAAACCTCTTAACAATAGCCATAGAAGTGAAGAAAAATCTCCATCTCAACTTCAGGCAATATACATTTCATCATTTGTTAgtaaagtttcaatttttcaaTCCAAAAGTGTCCTAACTTGCTGATGTGTGTGACTGGACTACAGGAGAATGAACAAAGAAGCTTAGAAACAGAGGAGCCAAGAAAGGTAGAGGAGAAGCTTTCCTCTGTTTCTATAGCAACCTCTCATGAACCTGAAAGGCCTGGAACCGATCAGCAACAACCAGACTCGTTTGAAGATGGCAAACTTTTCTCTAGCGGATTTGGAGAGACAAGTTTCTCAGCAGCAGAAGCAGTTTCAATATCAGGTCATATATCATACTCAGGACCAGTTGTAGTCTCTGGACGCCTCTCTGTTCGTTCTGATGCAAGCACAACGAGTGGAAGATCCTTTGCTTTCCCAATGTATTTTGCTTTTTTCTCATCTCATCATATCTATCACTTTGTGAGACTTGAAAAGAGTAATCTTTCTGATGATTTTGTTTTGCAGATTGCAGTCAGAATGGAACAGTAGTCCTGAAAGAATGGCTAAAGCTGAGAAGAGAAGACTCAAAGGATGGAGAGAGATCCTTCTCTGCTGTAGATTCTCTTAATCAACCAGTCCAAAAGCTTTTCACTTTGAAGcatagaagaggaagaagaatgaTTTATAGTTTTGGTGTGTAATTGGCATTTTGGTAGTgttattttttgggtttaacaGTTTAGGGCTTTTGAGTTTGGTTACAGATGCAAAATGGTGGGGGTTGTGTAACGGATGAGTTcattattatttgattttattcatGCATGTTCATTCTTTGGTTTAGCTTTTagtgatttgattattttaagaGTTTTCCAGCTTCCCACATTTCAATGGTCATTGCCTCTTTGGTCAAACGTATCAGCGACTGGGGTTAATCTACCTTTTCTTGTTTCCAAGACCTTTGTCTCGGATTCTTGGCGATTTCAAGACCGTTGTCTCGGTGTTGCTGTGTTGCTATTCATGTTTTGGAAATGTGATTAAAATTACGTTTTTATAAAGTTCGTACGTTTTTAtgtttgaaattaattttgttatatgtGATGTAAGTGTgttgaatatataattaatccACAGCagatcatttataaaatactatatgTTGATGACT
This genomic stretch from Brassica napus cultivar Da-Ae chromosome C9, Da-Ae, whole genome shotgun sequence harbors:
- the LOC106416577 gene encoding uncharacterized protein LOC106416577 isoform X2; translation: MIADNDHVVGLSVESFKDESKHHKCPEEIREDAELKIPKNKNNVCELFYDTRSGDECDKENDGNNKALKHHYCGDSDEAGKMMIRGNSQDTAAKGGLFYMDKNVTACDSPEVVVCYKESTYHVVKDICVDEGVPVQEKFLFGEEDSVRCNSEDLVETKSPEDRNGKLDGSELCNDSKTNQDVEEFSRESLADAEGSRSCNQEDLIVTKEAKEVVASTSENVLTLGGIILSSEDEQKPLNNSHRSEEKSPSQLQENEQRSLETEEPRKVEEKLSSVSIATSHEPERPGTDQQQPDSFEDGKLFSSGFGETSFSAAEAVSISGHISYSGPVVVSGRLSVRSDASTTSGRSFAFPILQSEWNSSPERMAKAEKRRLKGWREILLCCRFS
- the LOC106418594 gene encoding translin-associated protein X isoform X1, which encodes MWSCSSAFQRVASLMFMAPKLKPQRLHQIAETGAEQLVKKARTMTTESSMKDAFSQYADYLNNFNEKRERVVKASRDITMNSKKVIFQVHRLSKDNKEEVLEKAGKDLEAVREQHFARLMKELQGTDFWKLRRAYSPGVQEYVEAATFYKFCVSGTLSTLDEINSTLLPLSDPSLEPLQINILDYILGLADLTGELMRMAIGRISDGEVEFAQRICQFVRQIHRELLLVVPQMDDSYDMKSKMEVMLQSVIKIENACFSVHVRGSEYIPLLGDDAPTSFLLGGADVE
- the LOC106418594 gene encoding translin-associated protein X isoform X2; amino-acid sequence: MWSCSSAFQRVASLMFMAPKLKPQRLHQKTGAEQLVKKARTMTTESSMKDAFSQYADYLNNFNEKRERVVKASRDITMNSKKVIFQVHRLSKDNKEEVLEKAGKDLEAVREQHFARLMKELQGTDFWKLRRAYSPGVQEYVEAATFYKFCVSGTLSTLDEINSTLLPLSDPSLEPLQINILDYILGLADLTGELMRMAIGRISDGEVEFAQRICQFVRQIHRELLLVVPQMDDSYDMKSKMEVMLQSVIKIENACFSVHVRGSEYIPLLGDDAPTSFLLGGADVE
- the LOC106416577 gene encoding uncharacterized protein LOC106416577 isoform X1 codes for the protein MIADFFQNSDNDHVVGLSVESFKDESKHHKCPEEIREDAELKIPKNKNNVCELFYDTRSGDECDKENDGNNKALKHHYCGDSDEAGKMMIRGNSQDTAAKGGLFYMDKNVTACDSPEVVVCYKESTYHVVKDICVDEGVPVQEKFLFGEEDSVRCNSEDLVETKSPEDRNGKLDGSELCNDSKTNQDVEEFSRESLADAEGSRSCNQEDLIVTKEAKEVVASTSENVLTLGGIILSSEDEQKPLNNSHRSEEKSPSQLQENEQRSLETEEPRKVEEKLSSVSIATSHEPERPGTDQQQPDSFEDGKLFSSGFGETSFSAAEAVSISGHISYSGPVVVSGRLSVRSDASTTSGRSFAFPILQSEWNSSPERMAKAEKRRLKGWREILLCCRFS